The nucleotide window GCGCGGGACACCCAAATAAGCAAATTTTAAACCAAATAGATGCTGAAAATCAGCAACTAAGCGTTTGTGAAAATTTTTGTGCGGAAAACAGGAAAGATTTTTGGAGAATAATAATTCTTTTTATTAATTATTCTTCCTACTTTTGGTGTGTTTTTTAACACCCCAATAAGTAGAATGATTAGGAAAATAGATGTGAGAAATATATTCGTGTTTCTTCTTTCTTTGTTTTGTTTGTATTCTTGCACGAGCAATGTAAACAATGAAGATATAGAACCTCAGTTTGTTGAAACAAAAATTAAACAAAATGATTCCAAGCTTATATTAGATCCGCCAATGAAGAAAGGGGCGGCA belongs to Dysgonomonadaceae bacterium PH5-43 and includes:
- a CDS encoding hypothetical protein (product_source=Hypo-rule applied; transmembrane_helix_parts=Outside_1_32,TMhelix_33_50,Inside_51_51), giving the protein AGHPNKQILNQIDAENQQLSVCENFCAENRKDFWRIIILFINYSSYFWCVF